A stretch of Fusobacterium periodonticum ATCC 33693 DNA encodes these proteins:
- a CDS encoding channel protein TolC: MSAKNAAKLDPIESLYQANLLGGNLVLSFSSSLGSSASKNLKTQK; the protein is encoded by the coding sequence ATGTCAGCTAAAAATGCAGCAAAACTTGACCCTATTGAATCTCTATATCAAGCTAATTTATTAGGAGGAAATTTAGTACTTAGTTTCTCATCAAGTTTAGGTTCATCTGCTTCAAAAAATTTAAAAACTCAAAAATAG
- a CDS encoding FtsB family cell division protein encodes MSKRLGWLLLIMFLVLMTFNVTSQIKHNMSKKNSIQEEIKIVNKKIEETTANIAKYDRKIESLDDDFEKERVARNMFQMVKDDEVIYKYVEKDNNPNSIKEEK; translated from the coding sequence ATGAGTAAAAGATTAGGTTGGCTTCTACTGATAATGTTTTTGGTTTTGATGACTTTTAATGTTACTTCTCAAATAAAACATAATATGTCAAAAAAAAATAGTATCCAAGAAGAAATAAAAATAGTTAATAAAAAAATTGAAGAAACAACAGCTAATATAGCTAAATATGATAGAAAAATTGAATCTTTAGATGATGATTTTGAAAAAGAAAGAGTAGCAAGAAATATGTTCCAAATGGTAAAAGATGATGAAGTAATCTACAAATATGTAGAAAAAGATAATAATCCAAATAGTATTAAGGAGGAAAAATGA
- a CDS encoding zeta toxin family protein, producing MEKNYTDKELELVFEKILKMYKSSYSPKENPKVFLLGGQPGAGKTGLENMINAKDEYISISGDDFREYHPKFKEINLEHGREASKYTQQWCGAITEKLIEALGKEKYNLIIEGTLRTAELPIKEATRFKKLGYEVGLNVVAVKGEKSRLGTVQRYEEMIKQGKTPRMTPKEHHDLVVSSIGDNLETIYNSKLFDEIRLFDRENNLLYSYKETPDVSPKDILEKEFSRKWEKEEIEEYNERWNNLIKTMENRGASAEEISKVIIEKEEKVEY from the coding sequence ATGGAAAAAAATTATACTGATAAAGAGTTAGAACTTGTATTTGAAAAGATATTGAAAATGTATAAATCTAGTTATTCACCTAAAGAAAATCCAAAAGTTTTCTTATTAGGAGGACAACCTGGAGCAGGAAAAACAGGACTTGAAAATATGATTAATGCAAAAGATGAATATATATCTATAAGTGGTGATGATTTTAGAGAATATCATCCAAAATTTAAAGAAATTAATTTAGAACATGGAAGAGAAGCTTCAAAATATACTCAACAATGGTGTGGGGCAATAACAGAAAAACTAATAGAAGCGTTAGGAAAAGAAAAATATAATTTAATAATAGAAGGTACTTTAAGAACTGCAGAACTTCCTATAAAAGAAGCAACAAGATTTAAAAAATTAGGATATGAAGTTGGGTTAAATGTAGTTGCAGTTAAAGGAGAAAAATCTCGTTTAGGTACTGTACAACGATATGAAGAAATGATAAAACAAGGTAAAACTCCAAGAATGACTCCAAAAGAACATCATGATTTAGTAGTAAGTAGTATAGGAGATAATTTAGAAACTATATATAACTCTAAACTATTTGATGAGATAAGACTTTTTGATAGAGAAAACAATCTATTATATAGTTATAAAGAAACTCCTGATGTGAGTCCAAAAGATATTTTAGAGAAAGAATTTAGTCGTAAATGGGAAAAAGAAGAAATAGAAGAATATAACGAAAGATGGAATAATTTAATAAAAACAATGGAAAATAGAGGTGCCTCTGCTGAAGAAATTTCTAAAGTGATAATTGAAAAAGAAGAAAAAGTAGAATATTAG
- a CDS encoding formylglycine-generating enzyme family protein, which yields MKESKYENMIFVQGGKYQPSFADEEKEVFDIEVCKYPTTQKMWTEVIENNLSAFKGDNKPVESVTWWEALEYCNKLSEKYGLEPVYDLSKSTQGILMIKELGGETVYPNVANFKNTKGFRLPTEVEWEWFARGGQIAIEEGTFDYTYSGSNNINEVAWYYENSGGNKGATQDVGLKKPNQLGLYDCSGNIWEWCYDTTENIENGKSYTYKAFDSSNVYRRLKGGSWYEDANVCTVLCRNYAHAIDANDVVGFRLVRTI from the coding sequence ATGAAAGAAAGTAAGTATGAAAATATGATATTTGTTCAAGGTGGAAAATATCAACCATCTTTTGCAGATGAAGAAAAAGAAGTATTTGATATAGAAGTATGTAAATATCCAACAACACAAAAGATGTGGACAGAAGTTATTGAAAATAATCTATCAGCCTTTAAAGGTGATAATAAACCAGTAGAAAGTGTAACTTGGTGGGAAGCATTAGAATATTGTAATAAATTAAGTGAAAAGTATGGTTTAGAGCCTGTTTATGATTTAAGTAAAAGTACACAAGGAATACTGATGATAAAAGAATTAGGAGGAGAAACAGTTTATCCAAATGTAGCAAACTTTAAAAATACAAAAGGTTTTAGATTACCAACAGAAGTGGAATGGGAATGGTTTGCTAGAGGAGGACAAATAGCTATAGAGGAAGGAACATTTGATTATACTTATTCAGGAAGTAATAATATTAATGAAGTAGCTTGGTATTATGAAAATTCAGGTGGTAACAAAGGTGCAACACAAGATGTAGGATTAAAGAAACCTAATCAATTAGGACTATATGATTGTAGTGGAAATATTTGGGAATGGTGTTATGATACAACTGAAAATATAGAAAATGGAAAATCATATACCTATAAGGCTTTTGATTCTTCTAATGTATATAGAAGACTTAAAGGGGGCTCTTGGTATGAGGATGCTAATGTTTGTACCGTTCTTTGCCGTAATTATGCTCATGCTATTGATGCTAATGATGTTGTTGGGTTCCGTCTTGTAAGAACTATTTAG
- the def gene encoding peptide deformylase — protein sequence MVFEIRKYGDDILKQIAKEVELSEINDEFRKFLDDMVETMYETDGIGLAAPQVGVSKRIFVCDDGTGKIRKLINPIIEPLTEETQEFEEGCLSVPGIYKKVERPKKVMLKYINENGEAVEEIAEDLLAVVVQHENDHLNGILFVEKISPMAKRLIAKKLANMKKETKRIMEENE from the coding sequence ATGGTTTTTGAAATAAGAAAATATGGTGATGATATTTTAAAACAAATTGCTAAAGAAGTAGAACTAAGTGAAATAAATGATGAATTTAGAAAATTCTTAGATGATATGGTTGAAACTATGTATGAAACAGATGGTATAGGTCTTGCTGCACCACAGGTTGGAGTAAGTAAAAGAATTTTTGTTTGTGATGATGGGACAGGAAAAATAAGAAAGCTAATAAACCCTATCATAGAACCTTTAACAGAAGAAACTCAAGAATTTGAAGAAGGTTGCCTATCAGTACCAGGAATATATAAAAAAGTTGAAAGACCTAAGAAGGTAATGTTAAAATATATAAATGAAAATGGTGAAGCTGTAGAAGAAATCGCTGAAGATTTACTAGCAGTTGTAGTTCAACATGAAAATGATCATTTAAATGGCATTTTATTTGTTGAAAAGATTTCTCCTATGGCAAAAAGACTTATTGCAAAGAAACTAGCTAATATGAAAAAAGAAACAAAAAGGATAATGGAAGAAAATGAGTAA
- a CDS encoding toxin-antitoxin system YwqK family antitoxin, whose amino-acid sequence MREKTYYENGNVKTEYEKNNNEQFEGLYKEYYESGQIKLEYSYRLGKLNGNCKEYYENGKLKLEYYCNDGEFEGLYKKYYPNGDLEKEYNYKNGKIEEVDKRYTSDMTIDMNKNLKLDKIQISVPEYKEIKYTSDKTENVVVNQVPELTPQKEDKLASERNQNNKTSKLKSQDNGNKKLLLLIPIMLLVLITILYFVFSKFNNNNSQEIPVEKSTDISQAQQEVKPVIAKNNNVNNYVPTAEDARSINYRTYYNDYYDYSIDYPDDEYFEITKTYEDGVKWQNNNGEILISLTSNWNPNGESLQQAYDKAVREKPNATYKFLGKTFFTITYEDNGLLIFRKTMYDKSSNKYVYLYVSFPPEYKPYMTPIVERMANSMKKSTVTENNTLTSNITYSNYYNSYYGYSIDYPASSDFYISSNTNDGIEIKSNDENVYMLVTYGYDDYGDNLQEAYNRAVSDYPNAPYKFLGKTFFTITYEEDGLLVFRKTVYDKVNNGYIYLYISFPPEYKEYMSPIVEKMANTMKKR is encoded by the coding sequence ATGAGAGAAAAGACTTATTATGAAAATGGAAATGTAAAAACTGAATATGAAAAAAATAACAATGAGCAATTTGAAGGGCTGTATAAAGAATACTATGAAAGTGGTCAAATAAAATTAGAATATAGCTATAGGTTGGGGAAATTAAATGGTAATTGTAAAGAATACTATGAAAATGGTAAATTAAAGTTAGAATACTATTGTAATGATGGAGAATTTGAAGGTTTATATAAAAAGTATTATCCTAATGGTGACTTAGAGAAAGAATATAATTATAAAAATGGAAAAATTGAAGAAGTAGATAAAAGATATACTTCTGATATGACTATTGATATGAATAAAAATCTTAAATTAGATAAAATACAAATAAGTGTACCAGAGTATAAAGAAATTAAGTATACTTCAGATAAAACAGAAAATGTAGTAGTTAATCAAGTACCTGAGTTAACTCCCCAAAAAGAAGATAAACTGGCATCTGAAAGAAATCAAAATAATAAAACTTCTAAGCTAAAATCTCAAGATAATGGAAATAAAAAACTATTACTTTTGATTCCAATAATGTTATTAGTATTAATAACAATACTTTATTTTGTTTTTTCAAAATTTAATAATAATAATTCTCAAGAAATTCCAGTAGAAAAATCTACAGATATTTCTCAAGCTCAACAAGAAGTGAAGCCAGTTATTGCTAAAAATAATAATGTAAATAATTATGTTCCTACAGCTGAAGATGCGAGATCTATAAATTATAGAACATACTATAATGATTACTATGATTATTCAATAGATTATCCTGATGATGAATACTTTGAAATCACAAAAACTTATGAAGATGGTGTAAAATGGCAAAATAATAATGGAGAAATTCTTATTTCGTTGACTTCTAATTGGAATCCAAATGGAGAAAGTTTACAGCAAGCATACGATAAAGCTGTTAGAGAAAAACCTAATGCAACATATAAGTTTTTAGGAAAAACATTTTTCACTATAACTTATGAGGATAATGGACTTTTAATATTTAGAAAAACTATGTATGATAAGAGTAGTAATAAGTATGTATATCTATATGTAAGTTTTCCACCAGAATATAAACCTTATATGACTCCTATAGTTGAAAGAATGGCTAATAGTATGAAAAAGTCAACAGTTACTGAAAATAATACTCTAACATCTAATATAACATATAGTAATTACTATAATAGTTACTATGGATATTCTATTGATTATCCTGCAAGCTCAGATTTTTATATTTCGTCAAATACTAATGATGGAATAGAAATAAAAAGTAATGATGAAAATGTGTATATGTTAGTAACATATGGCTATGATGACTATGGAGATAATCTTCAAGAAGCATATAATAGAGCAGTTTCAGACTATCCAAATGCTCCATATAAGTTCTTAGGAAAAACATTTTTTACTATAACTTATGAAGAAGATGGACTTTTAGTATTTAGAAAAACTGTATATGATAAAGTGAATAATGGATATATATATCTATATATAAGTTTTCCACCAGAATACAAAGAATATATGTCGCCTATTGTAGAAAAAATGGCTAATACTATGAAAAAAAGGTAA
- a CDS encoding DUF1232 domain-containing protein: MDKKYFEYMAELELEPGFTLKELRKKWLELSKKYHPDKYQTKDENTIKFVEEKIIKINEAYEYLKENFEESKDNNTTEHDYKKYTDDFSDGKFWSKMKEVAKKIGLKATSYALILYYVLQKKEVPLADKMLITGCLGYFILPLDLVPDLIPAMGYSDDVVGMLFAIKRCMNYVDDEIKENVSNRLVSWFDIDRDYIDTLLKGI; encoded by the coding sequence ATGGATAAAAAATACTTTGAATATATGGCAGAATTAGAACTTGAACCTGGTTTTACATTAAAAGAACTTAGAAAGAAATGGTTAGAATTATCAAAAAAATATCATCCTGATAAATATCAAACAAAGGATGAAAATACAATAAAATTTGTAGAAGAAAAAATAATAAAAATAAATGAAGCATATGAGTATTTAAAGGAAAACTTTGAAGAAAGCAAAGATAATAATACTACAGAACATGATTATAAAAAATATACTGATGATTTTTCTGATGGAAAATTTTGGTCTAAAATGAAAGAAGTAGCTAAAAAAATTGGTTTAAAAGCAACGAGTTATGCTTTAATTCTTTATTATGTACTTCAAAAGAAAGAAGTTCCTTTAGCAGATAAAATGTTAATAACAGGTTGCTTAGGATATTTTATACTTCCTTTAGATTTAGTTCCAGATCTAATTCCAGCTATGGGTTATAGTGATGATGTGGTTGGAATGCTTTTTGCAATAAAAAGATGTATGAACTATGTTGATGATGAAATAAAAGAAAATGTTTCCAATAGACTTGTTTCATGGTTTGATATAGACAGAGATTACATTGATACTTTATTAAAAGGTATCTAA
- the glpX gene encoding class II fructose-bisphosphatase, translating into MKRELALEFARVTEAAALAAHKWVGRGKKESADQAGVDAMRTMLNRLAIDGEIVIGEGEIDEAPMLYIGEKVGLIYNEEEKDSATYVDPVDIAVDPVEGTRMTAQGQPNAITVLAVGKKGSFLKAPDMYMEKIIVGPEAKGKIDLSKPLEDNIHAVAKALNKELKDLMIVILDKPRHKELIKDLQEMGVKVYALPDGDVAGSILTCMIDSDVDMLYGIGGAPEGVISAAVIRALGGDMQARLKLRSEVKGASLENDKISKFEKLRCEEQGLKVGEILKLEDLAKDDEIIFSATGITGGDLLEGVKRKGSIARTQTLVVRGLSKTVRYINSIHNLDFKDEKITHLVK; encoded by the coding sequence ATGAAAAGAGAACTAGCACTAGAATTTGCAAGAGTAACAGAAGCTGCAGCATTAGCAGCACATAAGTGGGTTGGTAGAGGAAAAAAAGAATCAGCTGACCAAGCAGGTGTAGATGCTATGAGGACTATGCTTAATAGACTTGCTATTGATGGAGAAATAGTTATAGGAGAAGGAGAAATAGATGAAGCTCCTATGCTATATATTGGAGAAAAAGTTGGATTAATTTACAATGAAGAGGAAAAAGATTCTGCAACTTATGTTGATCCTGTTGATATTGCTGTTGATCCTGTTGAAGGAACAAGAATGACAGCACAAGGACAACCAAATGCTATAACAGTGTTAGCAGTTGGTAAAAAAGGAAGTTTCTTAAAAGCTCCTGATATGTATATGGAAAAAATAATTGTTGGACCTGAAGCAAAGGGGAAAATAGATTTATCTAAACCACTTGAAGATAATATTCATGCTGTTGCTAAAGCGTTAAATAAAGAATTAAAAGACTTAATGATAGTTATTCTAGATAAGCCAAGACATAAAGAATTAATAAAAGATTTACAAGAAATGGGAGTAAAAGTTTATGCACTACCTGATGGTGATGTTGCAGGATCAATACTTACTTGTATGATAGATTCAGATGTTGACATGCTTTATGGAATTGGTGGGGCTCCAGAAGGAGTAATATCTGCTGCTGTTATAAGGGCTCTAGGTGGAGATATGCAAGCAAGATTAAAACTTAGAAGTGAAGTTAAAGGTGCTTCTCTTGAAAATGATAAAATCTCTAAATTTGAGAAATTAAGATGTGAAGAACAAGGATTAAAAGTTGGAGAAATTTTAAAACTTGAAGACTTAGCAAAGGATGATGAAATAATTTTCTCAGCAACTGGTATCACTGGTGGAGATTTACTAGAAGGTGTAAAGAGAAAAGGAAGTATTGCTAGAACTCAAACTCTTGTGGTAAGAGGACTATCTAAAACTGTGAGATATATAAATTCTATACATAATTTAGATTTTAAAGATGAAAAAATTACTCATTTAGTTAAATAA
- a CDS encoding GNAT family N-acetyltransferase — MIKLEILNLNSDELKIFKKDMQEAFQKGAESEFENLDFEILPEEDINKSLETKGAIAYKAVMNNEIVGGAIVVIDELTQYNHLDFLYVKYGIQGKGIGKFIWSEIEKKHPNTKVWETVTPYFEKRNIHFYVNLCKFSIVEFFYPSHEEESTVNDMMGNGYLFRFEKVMKR, encoded by the coding sequence ATGATAAAATTAGAAATTTTAAATCTTAATTCAGATGAATTAAAAATTTTTAAAAAGGATATGCAAGAAGCATTTCAAAAAGGTGCAGAGAGTGAATTTGAAAATTTAGACTTTGAAATTCTTCCAGAAGAAGATATAAATAAATCTCTTGAAACAAAAGGAGCTATTGCATATAAAGCTGTTATGAATAATGAAATTGTAGGTGGTGCTATTGTTGTTATTGATGAATTAACACAATATAATCATCTAGATTTTCTATATGTAAAATATGGTATTCAAGGTAAAGGAATAGGAAAATTTATTTGGAGTGAAATTGAAAAGAAACATCCTAACACAAAAGTTTGGGAAACAGTAACTCCTTATTTTGAAAAAAGAAATATACATTTTTATGTTAATTTATGTAAATTTTCTATTGTAGAATTTTTTTATCCTTCTCATGAAGAAGAGAGTACAGTAAATGATATGATGGGAAACGGTTACCTATTTCGTTTTGAAAAAGTGATGAAAAGATAG